In the genome of Mauremys mutica isolate MM-2020 ecotype Southern chromosome 8, ASM2049712v1, whole genome shotgun sequence, one region contains:
- the WDR47 gene encoding WD repeat-containing protein 47 isoform X2, with the protein MTAEETVNVKEVEIIKLILDFLNSKKLHISMLALEKESGVINGLFSDDMLFLRQLILDGQWDEVLQFIQPLECMEKFDKKRFRYIILKQKFLEALCVNNAMSAEDEPQHLEFTMQEAVQCLHALEEYCPSKEDYSKLCLLLTLPRLTNHAEFKDWNPSTARVHCFEEACIMVAEFIPADRKLSEAGFKASNNRLFQLVMKGLLYECCVEFCQSKATGEEITESEVLLGIDLLCGNGCDDLDLSLLSWLQNLPASVFSCAFEQKMLNIHVDKLLKPTKAAYADLLTPLISKLSPYPSSPMRRPQSADAYMTRSLNPALDGLSCGLTNHDKRVTDLGNKTSPMSHSFANFHYPGVQNLSRSLMLENTDCHSIYEESPERDTPVEPQHSIGSETMCQSSVPENEPVNGAQNQGPAKPEKNELRDSAEQFQEYYRQRLRYQQHLEQKEQQRQLYQQMLLEGGVNQEDGTDQQQNLTEQFLNRSIQKLGELNIGIDTLENDVQTLSQQCNGSKGHASNTPATSFVSPPPDVSQRIGTDSQNVNTSTPQKRGSTNQIPFLEESPVRGSKTMAEHTIIQPQLEDSSGNLTRTRGDEDDKSKKQFICINTLEDTQAVRAVAFHPSGSLYAVGSNSKTLRVCAYPEVINPSSSSVVPRKLIPDLGRSSLSSSVKMATDAYNTPKQPDIRFKRNKHHKGSIYCVAWSPCGQLLATGSNDKYVKVLPFNAETCNATGPDLEFSMHDGTIRDLAFMEGPESGGAILISAGAGDCNIYTTDCQRGQGLHALSGHTGHILALYTWSGWMIASGSQDKTVRFWDLRVPSCVRVVGTTFHGTGSAVASVAVDPSGRLLATGQEDSSCMLYDIRGGRMVQSYHPHSSDVRSVRFSPGAHYLLTGSYDMKIKVTDLQGDLTKQLPIMVVGEHKDKVIQCRWHTQDLSFLSSSADRTVTLWTYNG; encoded by the exons ATGACTGCTGAAGAAACAGTGAATGTAAAAGAAGTTGAAATAATTAAACTAATCTTAGATTTCCTGAACTCGAAGAAACTTCATATCAGTATGCTGGCTCTTGAGAAAGAAAGTGGAGTCATTAATGGCCTGTTCTCAGATGACATGCTTTTTCTGAG ACAGTTGATCCTTGATGGACAGTGGGATGAGGTTCTTCAGTTCATTCAGCCTCTTGAATGTATGGAAAAATTTGACAAGAAAAG GTTTCGCTATATTATACTGAAACAGAAATTTTTAGAAGCCTTATGTGTGAACAATGCAATGTCAGCAGAAGATGAGCCTCAGCAC CTGGAGTTTACAATGCAAGAGGCTGTACAGTGCCTACATGCCCTGGAAGAATATTGTCCTTCTAAAGAAGACTATAGTAAACTGTGTTTGTTACTTACATTGCCCCGTCTAACCAACCATGCAGAATTCAAAGACTGGAATCCTAGTACTGCACGAGTTCACTGTTTCGAAGAAGCTTGCATCATGGTTGCAGAGTTTATTCCTGCCGACAGGAAACTGAGTGAGGCTGGTTTCAAAGCAAGTAATAATCGTTTATTTCAGCTCGTAATGAAGGGATTGCTCTATGAATGTTGTGTGGAATTCTGTCAGAGTAAagcaacaggagaagaaattacaGAGAGTGAAGTATTGCTTGGCATTGATCTTTTGTGTGGTAATGGGTGTGATGACTTGGACCTGAGTTTATTGTCATGGCTTCAGAATCTTCCAGCTTCTGTTTTCTCCTGTGCTTTTGAACAAAAGATGCTTAATATTCATGTTGATAAACTCTTGAAGCCCACGAAAGCTGCATATGCTGATCTTTTGACACCTCTTATCAGCAAACTTTCTCCTTACCCATCATCCCCAATGAGACGGCCTCAGTCAGCTGATGCTTACATGACTCGTTCCTTAAACCCTGCCTTAGATGGGCTGTCATGTGGATTAACTAATCATGATAAGCGAGTCACAGACCTTGGAAATAAAACCTCTCCAATGTCACACTCCTTTGCCAATTTCCATTACCCAGGAGTGCAGAATCTTAGCAGAAGTCTCATGCTCGAAAATACAGATTGCCATAGCATTTATGAAGAGTCACCTGAGCG TGATACTCCTGTGGAGCCGCAGCATTCCATTGGCAGTGAGACCATGTGCCAGAGTTCAGTTCCAGAAAATGAGCCAGTAAATGGAGCGCAGAATCAAGGACCAGCCAAACCAGAAAAAAATGAG CTCCGTGATTCAGCAGAGCAGTTTCAAGAATATTATAGACAAAGATTACGTTACCAACAGCATTTAGAACAGAAGGAGCAACAACGACAACTGTATCAGCAAATGTTGCTTGAAGGAGGAGTAAACCAGGAAGATGGGACAGACCAGCAACAGAATCTTACTGAACAGTTTCTGAACAG GTCTATTCAAAAGTTGGGAGAGTTAAACATCGGTATAGACACTCTTGAAAATGATGTGCAGACGCTCAGCCAGCAATGTAATGGGAGCAAAGGGCATGCATCTAACACGCCAGCAACTAGCTTCGTATCACCACCTCCAGATGTTAGTCAGAGAATAGGTACTGATAGCCAAAATGTTAATACGAGCACTCCTCAAAAGCGTGGATCAACAAATCAGATACCCTTTCTTGAAGAATCGCCTGTCCGTGGGAGTAAAAC TATGGCAGAACACACTATCATTCAGCCACAACTTGAAGATTCTTCAGGGAATCTAACTAGGACAAGAGGTGATGAG GATGATAAATCAAAAAAGCAATTCATTTGTATTAATACTCTAGAAGATACACAAGCTGTCAGAGCGGTGGCTTTTCATCCGAGTGGGAGTTTATATGCTGTTGGCTCAAATTCCAAAACTTTGAGGGTGTGTGCCTATCCAGAAGTAATTAACCCAAG TTCCTCGTCTGTCGTCCCTCGAAAACTGATACCTGACCTAGGCAGATCTTCACTTTCTTCCTCTGTAAAGATGGCAACAGA TGCTTATAACACTCCTAAACAACCAGATATTCGTTTCAAAAGGAACAAACATCACAAAGGGTCAATCTACTGTGTGGCATGGAGTCCTTGTGGACAGTTGTTGGCTACTGGTTCTAATGATAAATATGTTAAAGTACTACCTTTTAATGCAGAAACTTGTAATGCAACAG GACCAGACTTGGAGTTCAGTATGCATGATGGGACAATTAGAGATCTTGCTTTTATGGAAGGCCCAGAAAGTGGTGGTGCTATTTTAATTAGCGCTGGAGCAGGAGACTGTAATATTTACACAACAGACTGCCAGCGAGGTCAAGGCCTGCATGCTCTGAGTGGCCATACTG GTCATATTTTAGCACTTTATACATGGAGTGGGTGGATGATTGCATCTGGTTCCCAAGACAAGACTGTAAGATTCTGGGATCTTAGAGTACCGAGTTGTGTTCGTGTAGTTGGAACAACATTTCATGGAACTG GTAGTGCTGTGGCATCTGTAGCTGTTGATCCTAGTGGTCGCCTACTAGCTACAGGGCAAGAAGACTCCAGTTGCATGTTGTATGATATTCGAGGAGGACGAATGGTACAGAGCTATCATCCTCATTCCAGTGATGTTCGTTCTGTTCGCTTCTCTCCTGGGGCTCACTACTTGCTCACAGGATCTTACGATATGAAAATAAAGGTGACAGACTTGCAAG GGGACCTTACTAAGCAACTTCCTATTATGGTGGTAGGGGAACATAAGGACAAAGTGATTCAGTGTAGGTGGCATACGCAAGATCTATCCTTCTTGTCATCTTCTGCGGACAGAACTGTAACACTTTGGACCTACAACGGTTAG
- the WDR47 gene encoding WD repeat-containing protein 47 isoform X1 codes for MTAEETVNVKEVEIIKLILDFLNSKKLHISMLALEKESGVINGLFSDDMLFLRQLILDGQWDEVLQFIQPLECMEKFDKKRFRYIILKQKFLEALCVNNAMSAEDEPQHLEFTMQEAVQCLHALEEYCPSKEDYSKLCLLLTLPRLTNHAEFKDWNPSTARVHCFEEACIMVAEFIPADRKLSEAGFKASNNRLFQLVMKGLLYECCVEFCQSKATGEEITESEVLLGIDLLCGNGCDDLDLSLLSWLQNLPASVFSCAFEQKMLNIHVDKLLKPTKAAYADLLTPLISKLSPYPSSPMRRPQSADAYMTRSLNPALDGLSCGLTNHDKRVTDLGNKTSPMSHSFANFHYPGVQNLSRSLMLENTDCHSIYEESPERSDTPVEPQHSIGSETMCQSSVPENEPVNGAQNQGPAKPEKNELRDSAEQFQEYYRQRLRYQQHLEQKEQQRQLYQQMLLEGGVNQEDGTDQQQNLTEQFLNRSIQKLGELNIGIDTLENDVQTLSQQCNGSKGHASNTPATSFVSPPPDVSQRIGTDSQNVNTSTPQKRGSTNQIPFLEESPVRGSKTMAEHTIIQPQLEDSSGNLTRTRGDEDDKSKKQFICINTLEDTQAVRAVAFHPSGSLYAVGSNSKTLRVCAYPEVINPSSSSVVPRKLIPDLGRSSLSSSVKMATDAYNTPKQPDIRFKRNKHHKGSIYCVAWSPCGQLLATGSNDKYVKVLPFNAETCNATGPDLEFSMHDGTIRDLAFMEGPESGGAILISAGAGDCNIYTTDCQRGQGLHALSGHTGHILALYTWSGWMIASGSQDKTVRFWDLRVPSCVRVVGTTFHGTGSAVASVAVDPSGRLLATGQEDSSCMLYDIRGGRMVQSYHPHSSDVRSVRFSPGAHYLLTGSYDMKIKVTDLQGDLTKQLPIMVVGEHKDKVIQCRWHTQDLSFLSSSADRTVTLWTYNG; via the exons ATGACTGCTGAAGAAACAGTGAATGTAAAAGAAGTTGAAATAATTAAACTAATCTTAGATTTCCTGAACTCGAAGAAACTTCATATCAGTATGCTGGCTCTTGAGAAAGAAAGTGGAGTCATTAATGGCCTGTTCTCAGATGACATGCTTTTTCTGAG ACAGTTGATCCTTGATGGACAGTGGGATGAGGTTCTTCAGTTCATTCAGCCTCTTGAATGTATGGAAAAATTTGACAAGAAAAG GTTTCGCTATATTATACTGAAACAGAAATTTTTAGAAGCCTTATGTGTGAACAATGCAATGTCAGCAGAAGATGAGCCTCAGCAC CTGGAGTTTACAATGCAAGAGGCTGTACAGTGCCTACATGCCCTGGAAGAATATTGTCCTTCTAAAGAAGACTATAGTAAACTGTGTTTGTTACTTACATTGCCCCGTCTAACCAACCATGCAGAATTCAAAGACTGGAATCCTAGTACTGCACGAGTTCACTGTTTCGAAGAAGCTTGCATCATGGTTGCAGAGTTTATTCCTGCCGACAGGAAACTGAGTGAGGCTGGTTTCAAAGCAAGTAATAATCGTTTATTTCAGCTCGTAATGAAGGGATTGCTCTATGAATGTTGTGTGGAATTCTGTCAGAGTAAagcaacaggagaagaaattacaGAGAGTGAAGTATTGCTTGGCATTGATCTTTTGTGTGGTAATGGGTGTGATGACTTGGACCTGAGTTTATTGTCATGGCTTCAGAATCTTCCAGCTTCTGTTTTCTCCTGTGCTTTTGAACAAAAGATGCTTAATATTCATGTTGATAAACTCTTGAAGCCCACGAAAGCTGCATATGCTGATCTTTTGACACCTCTTATCAGCAAACTTTCTCCTTACCCATCATCCCCAATGAGACGGCCTCAGTCAGCTGATGCTTACATGACTCGTTCCTTAAACCCTGCCTTAGATGGGCTGTCATGTGGATTAACTAATCATGATAAGCGAGTCACAGACCTTGGAAATAAAACCTCTCCAATGTCACACTCCTTTGCCAATTTCCATTACCCAGGAGTGCAGAATCTTAGCAGAAGTCTCATGCTCGAAAATACAGATTGCCATAGCATTTATGAAGAGTCACCTGAGCG AAGTGATACTCCTGTGGAGCCGCAGCATTCCATTGGCAGTGAGACCATGTGCCAGAGTTCAGTTCCAGAAAATGAGCCAGTAAATGGAGCGCAGAATCAAGGACCAGCCAAACCAGAAAAAAATGAG CTCCGTGATTCAGCAGAGCAGTTTCAAGAATATTATAGACAAAGATTACGTTACCAACAGCATTTAGAACAGAAGGAGCAACAACGACAACTGTATCAGCAAATGTTGCTTGAAGGAGGAGTAAACCAGGAAGATGGGACAGACCAGCAACAGAATCTTACTGAACAGTTTCTGAACAG GTCTATTCAAAAGTTGGGAGAGTTAAACATCGGTATAGACACTCTTGAAAATGATGTGCAGACGCTCAGCCAGCAATGTAATGGGAGCAAAGGGCATGCATCTAACACGCCAGCAACTAGCTTCGTATCACCACCTCCAGATGTTAGTCAGAGAATAGGTACTGATAGCCAAAATGTTAATACGAGCACTCCTCAAAAGCGTGGATCAACAAATCAGATACCCTTTCTTGAAGAATCGCCTGTCCGTGGGAGTAAAAC TATGGCAGAACACACTATCATTCAGCCACAACTTGAAGATTCTTCAGGGAATCTAACTAGGACAAGAGGTGATGAG GATGATAAATCAAAAAAGCAATTCATTTGTATTAATACTCTAGAAGATACACAAGCTGTCAGAGCGGTGGCTTTTCATCCGAGTGGGAGTTTATATGCTGTTGGCTCAAATTCCAAAACTTTGAGGGTGTGTGCCTATCCAGAAGTAATTAACCCAAG TTCCTCGTCTGTCGTCCCTCGAAAACTGATACCTGACCTAGGCAGATCTTCACTTTCTTCCTCTGTAAAGATGGCAACAGA TGCTTATAACACTCCTAAACAACCAGATATTCGTTTCAAAAGGAACAAACATCACAAAGGGTCAATCTACTGTGTGGCATGGAGTCCTTGTGGACAGTTGTTGGCTACTGGTTCTAATGATAAATATGTTAAAGTACTACCTTTTAATGCAGAAACTTGTAATGCAACAG GACCAGACTTGGAGTTCAGTATGCATGATGGGACAATTAGAGATCTTGCTTTTATGGAAGGCCCAGAAAGTGGTGGTGCTATTTTAATTAGCGCTGGAGCAGGAGACTGTAATATTTACACAACAGACTGCCAGCGAGGTCAAGGCCTGCATGCTCTGAGTGGCCATACTG GTCATATTTTAGCACTTTATACATGGAGTGGGTGGATGATTGCATCTGGTTCCCAAGACAAGACTGTAAGATTCTGGGATCTTAGAGTACCGAGTTGTGTTCGTGTAGTTGGAACAACATTTCATGGAACTG GTAGTGCTGTGGCATCTGTAGCTGTTGATCCTAGTGGTCGCCTACTAGCTACAGGGCAAGAAGACTCCAGTTGCATGTTGTATGATATTCGAGGAGGACGAATGGTACAGAGCTATCATCCTCATTCCAGTGATGTTCGTTCTGTTCGCTTCTCTCCTGGGGCTCACTACTTGCTCACAGGATCTTACGATATGAAAATAAAGGTGACAGACTTGCAAG GGGACCTTACTAAGCAACTTCCTATTATGGTGGTAGGGGAACATAAGGACAAAGTGATTCAGTGTAGGTGGCATACGCAAGATCTATCCTTCTTGTCATCTTCTGCGGACAGAACTGTAACACTTTGGACCTACAACGGTTAG
- the WDR47 gene encoding WD repeat-containing protein 47 isoform X4 → MTAEETVNVKEVEIIKLILDFLNSKKLHISMLALEKESGVINGLFSDDMLFLRQLILDGQWDEVLQFIQPLECMEKFDKKRFRYIILKQKFLEALCVNNAMSAEDEPQHLEFTMQEAVQCLHALEEYCPSKEDYSKLCLLLTLPRLTNHAEFKDWNPSTARVHCFEEACIMVAEFIPADRKLSEAGFKASNNRLFQLVMKGLLYECCVEFCQSKATGEEITESEVLLGIDLLCGNGCDDLDLSLLSWLQNLPASVFSCAFEQKMLNIHVDKLLKPTKAAYADLLTPLISKLSPYPSSPMRRPQSADAYMTRSLNPALDGLSCGLTNHDKRVTDLGNKTSPMSHSFANFHYPGVQNLSRSLMLENTDCHSIYEESPERDTPVEPQHSIGSETMCQSSVPENEPVNGAQNQGPAKPEKNELRDSAEQFQEYYRQRLRYQQHLEQKEQQRQLYQQMLLEGGVNQEDGTDQQQNLTEQFLNRSIQKLGELNIGIDTLENDVQTLSQQCNGSKGHASNTPATSFVSPPPDVSQRIGTDSQNVNTSTPQKRGSTNQIPFLEESPVRGSKTMAEHTIIQPQLEDSSGNLTRTRGDEDDKSKKQFICINTLEDTQAVRAVAFHPSGSLYAVGSNSKTLRVCAYPEVINPSAYNTPKQPDIRFKRNKHHKGSIYCVAWSPCGQLLATGSNDKYVKVLPFNAETCNATGPDLEFSMHDGTIRDLAFMEGPESGGAILISAGAGDCNIYTTDCQRGQGLHALSGHTGHILALYTWSGWMIASGSQDKTVRFWDLRVPSCVRVVGTTFHGTGSAVASVAVDPSGRLLATGQEDSSCMLYDIRGGRMVQSYHPHSSDVRSVRFSPGAHYLLTGSYDMKIKVTDLQGDLTKQLPIMVVGEHKDKVIQCRWHTQDLSFLSSSADRTVTLWTYNG, encoded by the exons ATGACTGCTGAAGAAACAGTGAATGTAAAAGAAGTTGAAATAATTAAACTAATCTTAGATTTCCTGAACTCGAAGAAACTTCATATCAGTATGCTGGCTCTTGAGAAAGAAAGTGGAGTCATTAATGGCCTGTTCTCAGATGACATGCTTTTTCTGAG ACAGTTGATCCTTGATGGACAGTGGGATGAGGTTCTTCAGTTCATTCAGCCTCTTGAATGTATGGAAAAATTTGACAAGAAAAG GTTTCGCTATATTATACTGAAACAGAAATTTTTAGAAGCCTTATGTGTGAACAATGCAATGTCAGCAGAAGATGAGCCTCAGCAC CTGGAGTTTACAATGCAAGAGGCTGTACAGTGCCTACATGCCCTGGAAGAATATTGTCCTTCTAAAGAAGACTATAGTAAACTGTGTTTGTTACTTACATTGCCCCGTCTAACCAACCATGCAGAATTCAAAGACTGGAATCCTAGTACTGCACGAGTTCACTGTTTCGAAGAAGCTTGCATCATGGTTGCAGAGTTTATTCCTGCCGACAGGAAACTGAGTGAGGCTGGTTTCAAAGCAAGTAATAATCGTTTATTTCAGCTCGTAATGAAGGGATTGCTCTATGAATGTTGTGTGGAATTCTGTCAGAGTAAagcaacaggagaagaaattacaGAGAGTGAAGTATTGCTTGGCATTGATCTTTTGTGTGGTAATGGGTGTGATGACTTGGACCTGAGTTTATTGTCATGGCTTCAGAATCTTCCAGCTTCTGTTTTCTCCTGTGCTTTTGAACAAAAGATGCTTAATATTCATGTTGATAAACTCTTGAAGCCCACGAAAGCTGCATATGCTGATCTTTTGACACCTCTTATCAGCAAACTTTCTCCTTACCCATCATCCCCAATGAGACGGCCTCAGTCAGCTGATGCTTACATGACTCGTTCCTTAAACCCTGCCTTAGATGGGCTGTCATGTGGATTAACTAATCATGATAAGCGAGTCACAGACCTTGGAAATAAAACCTCTCCAATGTCACACTCCTTTGCCAATTTCCATTACCCAGGAGTGCAGAATCTTAGCAGAAGTCTCATGCTCGAAAATACAGATTGCCATAGCATTTATGAAGAGTCACCTGAGCG TGATACTCCTGTGGAGCCGCAGCATTCCATTGGCAGTGAGACCATGTGCCAGAGTTCAGTTCCAGAAAATGAGCCAGTAAATGGAGCGCAGAATCAAGGACCAGCCAAACCAGAAAAAAATGAG CTCCGTGATTCAGCAGAGCAGTTTCAAGAATATTATAGACAAAGATTACGTTACCAACAGCATTTAGAACAGAAGGAGCAACAACGACAACTGTATCAGCAAATGTTGCTTGAAGGAGGAGTAAACCAGGAAGATGGGACAGACCAGCAACAGAATCTTACTGAACAGTTTCTGAACAG GTCTATTCAAAAGTTGGGAGAGTTAAACATCGGTATAGACACTCTTGAAAATGATGTGCAGACGCTCAGCCAGCAATGTAATGGGAGCAAAGGGCATGCATCTAACACGCCAGCAACTAGCTTCGTATCACCACCTCCAGATGTTAGTCAGAGAATAGGTACTGATAGCCAAAATGTTAATACGAGCACTCCTCAAAAGCGTGGATCAACAAATCAGATACCCTTTCTTGAAGAATCGCCTGTCCGTGGGAGTAAAAC TATGGCAGAACACACTATCATTCAGCCACAACTTGAAGATTCTTCAGGGAATCTAACTAGGACAAGAGGTGATGAG GATGATAAATCAAAAAAGCAATTCATTTGTATTAATACTCTAGAAGATACACAAGCTGTCAGAGCGGTGGCTTTTCATCCGAGTGGGAGTTTATATGCTGTTGGCTCAAATTCCAAAACTTTGAGGGTGTGTGCCTATCCAGAAGTAATTAACCCAAG TGCTTATAACACTCCTAAACAACCAGATATTCGTTTCAAAAGGAACAAACATCACAAAGGGTCAATCTACTGTGTGGCATGGAGTCCTTGTGGACAGTTGTTGGCTACTGGTTCTAATGATAAATATGTTAAAGTACTACCTTTTAATGCAGAAACTTGTAATGCAACAG GACCAGACTTGGAGTTCAGTATGCATGATGGGACAATTAGAGATCTTGCTTTTATGGAAGGCCCAGAAAGTGGTGGTGCTATTTTAATTAGCGCTGGAGCAGGAGACTGTAATATTTACACAACAGACTGCCAGCGAGGTCAAGGCCTGCATGCTCTGAGTGGCCATACTG GTCATATTTTAGCACTTTATACATGGAGTGGGTGGATGATTGCATCTGGTTCCCAAGACAAGACTGTAAGATTCTGGGATCTTAGAGTACCGAGTTGTGTTCGTGTAGTTGGAACAACATTTCATGGAACTG GTAGTGCTGTGGCATCTGTAGCTGTTGATCCTAGTGGTCGCCTACTAGCTACAGGGCAAGAAGACTCCAGTTGCATGTTGTATGATATTCGAGGAGGACGAATGGTACAGAGCTATCATCCTCATTCCAGTGATGTTCGTTCTGTTCGCTTCTCTCCTGGGGCTCACTACTTGCTCACAGGATCTTACGATATGAAAATAAAGGTGACAGACTTGCAAG GGGACCTTACTAAGCAACTTCCTATTATGGTGGTAGGGGAACATAAGGACAAAGTGATTCAGTGTAGGTGGCATACGCAAGATCTATCCTTCTTGTCATCTTCTGCGGACAGAACTGTAACACTTTGGACCTACAACGGTTAG